The genomic interval GCAAGGGCCAGTGCTGCTCCGAGGGCATGGTGGATGCCGCCAGGCTCTGCGAGGACCTGGGCATTCCGTACCACGTGGTGGACAGCCGCGAGGTGTTTGAGCGCGAGATTATTAATTATCTGGTTGAAGGCTACGGCAGCGGCATTACGCCCCTGCCCTGCTCCCAGTGCAATCGGGCGGTCAAGTTTGGGCCCATGTTGCAGTACGCCCGCGAGGAACTGGGCGCAGACCGCATTGCCACTGGCCACTATGCCCGCATTACCCAAAACCCGGAAACAGGCCGCTACGAGCTGCGCCGTGCCGTGGACCCGGCTAAGGATCAGTCCTACTTTCTCTACGACCTGACCCAGGATTTGCTGGCTGGCTGCGACTTCCCCCTGGGCCACCAGACCAAGACCGAAACCCGCCGCATCGCTGCCGAGCTGGGCCTGCACACCGCCGCCAAGCCCGACAGCCAGGACCTGTGCCTGATCGAGCACCACGGCTCGATGCAGACCTTTCTAGACAAGTACCTGGCCCCCAAACCCGGCGACATCGTGGACACCGAGGGACGCATTCTGGGACAGCACAATGGCATTCACCACTACACCATTGGCCAGCGCAAGGGCCTGGGCATTGCTGCTCCCAACCCGCTGTACGTGGTGGGCTTTGACATGGGCAAAAACCACGTGATTGTGGCCGATCGCAGTGATGCCCACTGGCCTGACTGCACTGTGCAGCGGGTCAACTGGGTCTCGATCGCCGCGCCCACCGAACCGATGCCCGTGTCGGTGCAGATCCGCTACCGCAGTGAGGCCGTGGACGCAACTCTGGTACCGCTAGCCGCTGAAACGGGAACGGGTGAGCGGGTGAAAATTGTCTTCGACGAG from Leptolyngbya sp. KIOST-1 carries:
- the mnmA gene encoding tRNA 2-thiouridine(34) synthase MnmA; translated protein: MAKIVVGLSGGVDSSVAAATLHQQGYDVVGLTLWLMKGKGQCCSEGMVDAARLCEDLGIPYHVVDSREVFEREIINYLVEGYGSGITPLPCSQCNRAVKFGPMLQYAREELGADRIATGHYARITQNPETGRYELRRAVDPAKDQSYFLYDLTQDLLAGCDFPLGHQTKTETRRIAAELGLHTAAKPDSQDLCLIEHHGSMQTFLDKYLAPKPGDIVDTEGRILGQHNGIHHYTIGQRKGLGIAAPNPLYVVGFDMGKNHVIVADRSDAHWPDCTVQRVNWVSIAAPTEPMPVSVQIRYRSEAVDATLVPLAAETGTGERVKIVFDEPQFGVTPGQAAVWYDGDRVLGGGLIEAAAVPEVAAPTSNARVLSH